In Plasmodium vivax chromosome 10, whole genome shotgun sequence, the sequence TAACCCCGCATATGGTTGAGTATGATACAACGCTATATTgatgcccttttttttcaacccccTCCGCGCAGCTGtcaagaagcagaagaaaacGCTTAAACCAGTGACGAAAGTCATCACAATAAATCTGAGCAAGTTGACGCACGATGTGtgctacaaaaaaaaggccccaAGAGCCATCAAGGAGATAAGGAACATTGCAGGAAAGCTCATGCACACAAAGGTACGCATGCGTCGCCGCTATTATGGGGCgcctttgcattttccctAACGTTGTTACATCGTTGGAAACGTGTGTGAAAGCTTTGCCTACAGATGTGCCAACGCGGGTTTATACGTACGTTCAGGCACCGCTGTACACGaatatgtgtgcatgtgcgtTATATGTGCGTTCTTGCGCGAATGGCTTGTCATGTTGCCCCCCTCAATTCCTGCAGGACGTACGTTTGGACGTTAAGCTGAACAAGTTCATATGGTCCAAGGG encodes:
- a CDS encoding 60S ribosomal protein L31, putative (encoded by transcript PVX_097760A), giving the protein MAKAVKKQKKTLKPVTKVITINLSKLTHDVCYKKKAPRAIKEIRNIAGKLMHTKDVRLDVKLNKFIWSKGIRNPPNRVRVKIERKRNEDEDSKEKMYTIVQHVMVDTYKGLLNECEVNE